A genomic segment from Glycine max cultivar Williams 82 chromosome 1, Glycine_max_v4.0, whole genome shotgun sequence encodes:
- the LOC121174783 gene encoding heavy metal-associated isoprenylated plant protein 21, which translates to MGALDYLSNFCTVTSTRTKQKAMQTTEIKVRMDCDGCERRVRNAVSSIKGVKSVEVNRKESRVVVRGYVDPKKVLKRVRRTASLLRLP; encoded by the exons ATGGGTGCACTAGATTACCTCTCCAACTTTTGCACTGTAACCAGCACTAGGACCAAGCAGAAAGCAATGCAG ACAACAGAGATAAAAGTGAGAATGGACTGCGATGGTTGCGAAAGAAGAGTGAGAAATGCAGTGAGTTCAATAAAAGGAGTGAAATCTGTGGAGGTGAACAGAAAGGAGAGCAGGGTGGTAGTGAGAGGATATGTGGATCCAAAGAAGGTGCTGAAGAGGGTAAGAAGAACAGCTAGTTTATTAAGATTACCTTAG